GGGCCGAGGACGAGTTCGTCTCCTCCATAGAGTCCTGGCGCGAGGCCATGGGGATCCCCAACATGATCCTCTTGGGCCACAGCTTGGGGGGCTTCCTGGCCACTTCCTATTCCATCAAGTACCCCGACAGGTAAGGAAAGGGCCTCCCTCGGCTCAGCCCGGAGCCAACGTTCGGGTCTGCGCCCGCGCCTTTCTGGGAGGCGTGGGAGGGCGGGACCTCTGGTCTGATgccttctcccctgtcccgccacttccctcttttctctcgcCTCCCCCCCCCTCCGAAAATGTAGAGTCAAGCACCTCATCCTAGTGGACCCATGGGGGTTCCCTCTCCGGCCAACAGACCCCAGTGAGATCCGGGGGCCGCCAACTTGGGTCAAAGCCGTGGTCTCCGTCCTGGGCCGTTCCAACCCATTGGCGGTCCTGAGGGTAGCAGGGCCCTGGGGTAAGTACGAGAGcttgttatttattttttttaacggtattcattaagcatttgctatgtgccaggcactgatctgagcgctggggtagatacaagataatcaagttggacacagtccctgtcccacgtggggctcacagtcgtaatccccattttacagaggaggtaactgaggcacagagaagtgaagtgccttgcccaggttcacacagcggacaagtggctgaaccgggacttgaacccaggtcctctgactcccaagcccgtgctctgtcccctaggccatgctgctcgagAGCTGAAAAATGAGCCCATCCTCGGTTCTGACTGCCCAGTCTCCCCTTTGGGGGAAATTAAAaggaaaccagctctcttccccaaTCATCCTTCACTAacagattcctctagactgtaagctcactgtggacagaaaatgtatcttttatattatattggactctcccaagtgcttagtccagtgctctgcacacagtaagctctcaacaaatacgatcgccTAACTGagtaggagtcagagatcctgtgttcattcatccattgtctatttattgagcgcttattgtgtgcagagcactggactaagcacttgggagagtgcaatacaacaacaggctctgccacttgtctgctgtgtgactttgggcaggtcacttaacttctcattgcctcagttacctcatctgtaaaggggggattaagacgctgagcctcgggtgggacgtgaactgtgcctaacctgattattttgtacttaccccagcatgtagtacagtgcccggcatgtagtaggagcttaacaaattccattaaaaaaaaaaaggtacaggGCTGAGGGAGAGTAAGGGCAGGGAGGACTCTGAGATCTTTGGGCCCGCTGCTGGAAAATTCCTGAGCGGGCACTAACCATCCCCTCTGCCCCTACCCCCAGGCCCGGGACTGGTGCAGCGATTCCGACCTGACTTTAAGCGCAAGTTCGCCGACTTCTTCGATGATGACACGATATCGGAGTACATTTACCACTGCAACGCCCAAAATCCCAGGTGAGGAGGAGCCCTCCGGGAGAGAAGACCAGAAAAGCATtgccagggatgggggagggattgGGGAAGGGGCGACCAGGGTCAAGACAGACTAAATTTTAGGGAGAACCCCAAGATCCCAGCCCCTCTGAGAGGAAGAGATGCCTGAGCTCCCCTACCCACCTGTAAAATCAGGACAGAAgtttgctctctcccttccttcttgggATCCTCTGCCAAGGAGGATTGTGAGTAGGTCTCAGGGTTCCTCAGAGGATGGTTCATTGGtctgtagggagaggaaggattttcCCTTCTTTTGGCTAtgtcatctcccccagtgccctaGTCCTGGAACGCCATCCATGTAGTCCATTTAACGCTTATAAcactactgcatcagtttcctcgctgacctccctgcttcctatctcccacactccagtccacacttccctctgctgcctgaatcattttcctaaaaaaaaaaaatcatcagctcatgactctccactcctcaaagtcCTCCAATGGTCGCCCATCAATCTCCCTCTCAAACAgcaattccttaccatcggcttaaaGGCATTCAGTCGGCTCTCCTCTGATTTACCTTGCTAatgtcctacagcccagcctgcacactttgctcctctaattctgaCCTACTCggtgtacctcagtctcaccaccaatcctccctccggcctggaactctcccgcttcatatccaacagacgaccgtttgccccaccttccaagcactcttaaaatcatacctcctccaagaggccttccctaaatccttatTTCCCTAGTTCaccttcccttttgcatcacctgtgcacacAAATctttaccctaccctcagccctacagcagttTTGTAAGTATCCTTATTCtcagccatttcccctatctgtaatgtattttaatggctgtctcctcctctagactgtgagctcgtcgtgggcagggaatgtgtctaccgactctgttgcatttttttaaaatggtatttgttaagcacttactagatgcaggtactgtactaagtgctgggatagatacaagctaatcaggttagacacagacctgATTagacacagagggctcacaattttaacccccattttacatgtgaggtcactgaagcacagaaaagtgaagtgacatgctcaaagtcacatagccggtaagtgacggagccggggtcagaacccgggtctttctaatCCCCatgtccatactctatccattaggccacactgcttctcattgtactctcccaagcgcttaatacagtgctcggcacatagtaagcgctcaataaatacgactggctgactgactctgCCCCAACGAGAGGGTGAATGGGGACTCACGCAATCTGTAACGTGGGCAATTAACTGCCTGGAAATCCCACAGCGTCCCTTGCCAGTCCAGCAGTCGGTCCCGTCGGCCCTGTCAGGGAGTTCTTCCTCGAGTGTAGCCAAAGTTCCTCCCTCTGAGCCAGAGGGCTCCAGCCCtaacctccctccccacttcctcccatCCCCGGCTTCTCCTGTTGCCAGCGGAGAGACGGCATTCAAAGCCATGATGGAGTCGTTCGGCTGGGCGCGGCGTCCCATGCTGGAACGGATCCACTTGATCCGGAAGGACGTTCCCATCACCATGATCTACGGGTCCAACACCTGGATCGACACGAGCACCGGCCAGAAGGTGAAGCTGCAGCGGCCGGACTCCTACGTGCGTGATGTGGTACGTCGTGGCCGTGGCATCTCCCAGGGCACCGGGCAGGCGGACTGGGCCCGGGTCGCAGGGCCCGAGCCCGGCGCAGaagggtcagggggagggcacACATCAGTGCCACCGGCAACACACACACTCAACCGCCGCCAGTCGATCCCTGCTCCGTCGAGGGCATCCTAccaggggaaggtgggaagggaatcggggcaggagggagatggagggcctCGGGAACACTGAAGGAGACTGCGTGTGGTCTCCAGGGGCCCCTCGTGACATCCAGGGGCTCCAGGAGGGTTGAGGGGGGATCCTGAGTCCTTGAATAAAACAAGCCCCGCTCTGGAGAGGGCCCCACCCTCAGGACTCCATCATCCCTTCCCCCACAGGCCATCGATGGGGCCTCTCACCACGTCTACGCCGACCAGCCTCACGTCTTCAACACGGTGGTGGATGAGATCTGCGAGTCAGTGGACTGACCGTCcggctcagaggaaggagaaaggagagcacCGACTCGGCCTTcgcttccctctctgcttccctctctccctctagtcctCACTCTCACCAACTAACACAtggcccccagcccggccccgcaAGGCCAGCGCGGGGCTGGCCAAGACCCCGCGGGCGCCGGGCACGCCCCAAGAGGGTCGGGTATCGGGGCTGCCCGGCCGAACGGGGCCCggggaccggggtgggggggctggaggCGCTCTCCGGCGCTGGGGAAAGTCCCTCCCTGCCCGGGATCCAAGGAATATGGCCTCAGGAGCCCAGGACGTCTGCTGGCCATCTTGCTTTCTcctcagggggaggagaggaggcagcGATCATTTCCCTGAACTCCTGAACCACACCGTCCCTCCGAGCTGCTGGGGAACGGGTCCCCCCATCGTCCGTCTCCccacccggggtggggggcattcACCCTCTCAGGATACTGGGGCTCTAGCCAGACCCCTGCTTCCCCTTTCAGGACCACGCTCGACTCCTGCCTATCTCTGGTCAGCACCAAGGCCCAGGCCCCCTCCCTCAGACCAACTGATGCCCCTCTGGTGCCCCCTCGGCCAACGCTGGGCCTTTGGGATGAGTCCGGCTCCCTTCTCCCTGACTCTTAAAAGAGACCACTCGGGTCTCGGCCAGTGCCTTGGGGCCTTGTGCCCCCCTTCCCGACTGGGAGAGCGAGGACAAACCTTGCCCCCCAACTCCACCCCCAGAGGTGACATGGCTGTAGCAGCTCCCTTTTCCGCCCCTCCGGCCTGCCCCCCGATCCCAGCGCAGTGGCTTCCTCTGGAAC
Above is a window of Tachyglossus aculeatus isolate mTacAcu1 chromosome 12 unlocalized genomic scaffold, mTacAcu1.pri SUPER_6_unloc_1, whole genome shotgun sequence DNA encoding:
- the ABHD4 gene encoding (Lyso)-N-acylphosphatidylethanolamine lipase isoform X1; amino-acid sequence: MADDLEQQPQGWLSGWLPAWRPTSMSQLKNVEARILQCLQNKFLARYVSLPNQNKIWTVTLSPERQERTPLVLVHGFGGGVGLWILNMDSLSARRTLHTFDLLGFGRSSRPPFPRDAEGAEDEFVSSIESWREAMGIPNMILLGHSLGGFLATSYSIKYPDRVKHLILVDPWGFPLRPTDPSEIRGPPTWVKAVVSVLGRSNPLAVLRVAGPWGPGLVQRFRPDFKRKFADFFDDDTISEYIYHCNAQNPSGETAFKAMMESFGWARRPMLERIHLIRKDVPITMIYGSNTWIDTSTGQKVKLQRPDSYVRDVAIDGASHHVYADQPHVFNTVVDEICESVD
- the ABHD4 gene encoding (Lyso)-N-acylphosphatidylethanolamine lipase isoform X3, whose product is MSQLKNVEARILQCLQNKFLARYVSLPNQNKIWTVTLSPERQERTPLVLVHGFGGGVGLWILNMDSLSARRTLHTFDLLGFGRSSRPPFPRDAEGAEDEFVSSIESWREAMGIPNMILLGHSLGGFLATSYSIKYPDRVKHLILVDPWGFPLRPTDPSEIRGPPTWVKAVVSVLGRSNPLAVLRVAGPWGPGLVQRFRPDFKRKFADFFDDDTISEYIYHCNAQNPSGETAFKAMMESFGWARRPMLERIHLIRKDVPITMIYGSNTWIDTSTGQKVKLQRPDSYVRDVAIDGASHHVYADQPHVFNTVVDEICESVD
- the ABHD4 gene encoding (Lyso)-N-acylphosphatidylethanolamine lipase isoform X2 — its product is MWKPGSSSNKIWTVTLSPERQERTPLVLVHGFGGGVGLWILNMDSLSARRTLHTFDLLGFGRSSRPPFPRDAEGAEDEFVSSIESWREAMGIPNMILLGHSLGGFLATSYSIKYPDRVKHLILVDPWGFPLRPTDPSEIRGPPTWVKAVVSVLGRSNPLAVLRVAGPWGPGLVQRFRPDFKRKFADFFDDDTISEYIYHCNAQNPSGETAFKAMMESFGWARRPMLERIHLIRKDVPITMIYGSNTWIDTSTGQKVKLQRPDSYVRDVAIDGASHHVYADQPHVFNTVVDEICESVD